One genomic segment of Pseudorca crassidens isolate mPseCra1 chromosome X, mPseCra1.hap1, whole genome shotgun sequence includes these proteins:
- the LOC137217012 gene encoding melanoma-associated antigen 8-like: MSELRQPEADLEAPVPAQGPVEAPLLGAAGEEAASPSSSASPGAPSFSAYAEPLSREALVALMADLVGFLLLKFRTGEPTSEVEMLSTVLREHRDHFPVVLRLVCECLQLLFGVDVKVVDPRQRTYVLVPTLGLTWDAVLRAGQRTPKAGLLVPVLAVITLFGERAPEEEVWGVLGNMRVCAGRESCIYGEPRELLTKVWVQEGYLEYRQVPHSDPARYEFLWGARAYAETSKWQVLEHLLRVSSLDPRSFPSLCAGGVSDEEEGA, translated from the coding sequence ATGAGTGAGCTCCGCCAGCCTGAGGCCGACCTTGAGGCCCCAGTCCCGGCCCAGGGTCCTGTGGAGGCGCCGCTGCTGGGGGCTGCGGGGGAGGAGGCCGCATCCCCCTCGTCCTCCGCCTCCCCTGGCGCCCCCTCCTTCTCCGCCTATGCCGAGCCCTTGTCCCGCGAGGCACTTGTTGCGCTGATGGCTGACCTGGTGGGGTTCCTGCTCCTCAAGTTTCGTACCGGGGAGCCGACCTCCGAGGTGGAGATGCTGAGTACGGTCCTCCGGGAGCATCGGGACCACTTCCCCGTGGTCCTCCGCCTCGTTTGCGAGTGCCTGCAGCTGCTGTTTGGCGTGGACGTGAAGGTGGTGGACCCCCGCCAGCGCACCTACGTCCTGGTCCCCACCCTGGGCCTCACCTGGGATGCAGTGCTGAGGGCCGGGCAGCGCACGCCCAAGGCCGGCCTCCTGGTGCCGGTCCTGGCCGTGATCACCCTGTTCGGTGAACGCGCCCCTGAGGAGGAGGTGTGGGGAGTGCTCGGCAACATGCGGGTGTGTGCCGGGAGGGAGTCCTGCATCTATGGGGAGCCCAGGGAGCTGCTCACCAAAGTGTGGGTGCAGGAGGGCTACCTGGAGTACCGGCAGGTGCCCCACAGCGACCCTGCCCGCTACGAGTTCCTGTGGGGTGCCCGGGCCTACGCGGAGACCAGCAAGTGGCAGGTCCTGGAGCATCTGCTCAGGGTCAGTAGCTTGGATCCCAGGTCCTTCCCATCCCTGTGTGCAGGGGGTGTGAGCGACGAGGAAGAGGGAGCCTGA
- the LOC137217445 gene encoding melanoma-associated antigen 8-like: MSELRQPEADLEAPVPAQGPVEAPLLGAAGEEAASPSSSASPGAPSFSAYAEPLSREALVALMADLVGFLLLKFRTGEPTSEAEMLSTVVREHRDHFPVVLRLVCECLQLLFGVDVKVVDPRQRTYFLVPTLGLTWDAVLSDWQRTPEAGLPLLVLTMVTLFGDRVPEEEVWGKLDTLGFCGGRELLTEVWVQTGYLKYRQVPHSDPARYEFLWGPRAYAEASECQVLQHLLRSNSMAPRFFPSVSAGSVSDEEEGA, translated from the coding sequence ATGAGTGAGCTCCGCCAGCCTGAGGCCGACCTTGAGGCCCCAGTCCCGGCCCAGGGTCCTGTGGAGGCGCCGCTGCTGGGGGCTGCGGGGGAGGAGGCCGCATCCCCCTCGTCCTCCGCCTCCCCTGGCGCCCCCTCCTTCTCCGCCTATGCCGAGCCCTTGTCCCGCGAGGCACTTGTTGCGCTGATGGCTGACCTGGTGGGGTTCCTGCTCCTCAAGTTTCGTACCGGGGAGCCGACCTCCGAGGCGGAGATGCTGAGTACGGTCGTCCGGGAGCATCGGGACCACTTCCCCGTGGTCCTCCGCCTCGTTTGCGAGTGCCTGCAGCTGCTGTTTGGCGTGGACGTGAAGGTGGTGGACCCCCGCCAGCGCACCTACTTCCTGGTCCCCACCCTGGGCCTCACCTGGGATGCAGTGCTGAGCGACTGGCAGCGCACGCCCGAGGCCGGTCTCCCTTTGCTGGTCCTGACCATGGTCACCCTGTTCGGTGACCGCGTCCCTGAGGAGGAGGTGTGGGGAAAGCTAGACACCCTGGGGTTTTGTGGCGGGAGGGAGCTGCTCACCGAAGTGTGGGTGCAGACGGGCTACCTGAAGTACCGGCAGGTGCCCCACAGCGACCCTGCCCGCTACGAGTTCCTGTGGGGTCCCCGGGCCTACGCGGAGGCCAGCGAGTGTCAGGTCCTGCAGCATCTGCTCAGGAGCAATAGCATGGCTCCCAGGTTCTTCCCATCCGTGTCTGCAGGGAGTGTGAGCGATGAGGAAGAGGGAGCCTGA